In one Solidesulfovibrio fructosivorans JJ] genomic region, the following are encoded:
- a CDS encoding HD-GYP domain-containing protein translates to MTAASVRILTIDDEDMIRETIAVYLENKGFTVFEAANGREGLERFLAERPDLVLVDLRMPEMDGLDVLARIRDIAPDTPTIVVSGTGVLRDAIEAIKRGAWDYVTKPIQDMDVLGLAVDKALERARLLRENKAYQENLEALVHERTTEVENTRRQIMQRLSRAAEFKDNETGRHVVRVGEISALIGRAVGLAAEECDMLRECAPLHDLGKIGIPDAILLKPGPLTAGEWEIMKRHCLFGCEILGPLGSLEDAKAWCSDPLAPTRGKDHNPLLNLARTLALLHHERWDGQGYPFGLQGENIPLEARIVSVVDVYDALRSSRSYKKPFSEEESLEIMREGAGTRFDPEIMAVFFAHLDAIRAIREKWKDEEDKGS, encoded by the coding sequence ATGACCGCCGCTTCCGTCCGCATCCTGACCATCGACGACGAGGACATGATCCGGGAGACCATCGCCGTCTACCTGGAGAACAAGGGGTTCACCGTTTTCGAGGCCGCCAACGGGAGGGAAGGGCTGGAACGCTTTCTCGCCGAGCGTCCCGATCTGGTTCTGGTGGACCTGCGCATGCCGGAGATGGACGGCCTGGACGTCCTGGCCAGGATACGGGACATCGCCCCGGATACGCCGACCATCGTGGTTTCCGGCACGGGGGTGCTGCGCGACGCCATCGAGGCCATCAAGCGCGGGGCCTGGGATTATGTGACAAAGCCCATCCAGGACATGGACGTCCTGGGCTTGGCCGTGGACAAGGCCCTGGAACGGGCCAGGCTGTTGCGCGAAAACAAGGCCTACCAGGAAAATCTCGAGGCCTTGGTGCACGAGCGGACGACCGAAGTGGAAAACACCCGTCGCCAGATCATGCAGCGCCTCAGCCGCGCCGCCGAATTCAAGGACAACGAGACCGGGCGGCATGTCGTGCGCGTGGGAGAGATCAGCGCCCTGATCGGGCGGGCCGTCGGGCTTGCCGCCGAGGAATGCGACATGCTGCGGGAGTGCGCCCCCCTGCACGACCTCGGCAAGATCGGCATCCCCGACGCCATCCTGCTCAAGCCCGGCCCGCTGACGGCCGGGGAGTGGGAAATCATGAAGCGCCATTGCCTGTTCGGCTGCGAAATCCTCGGTCCGCTCGGCAGCCTCGAGGACGCCAAGGCCTGGTGCTCGGACCCCCTGGCGCCGACCCGGGGCAAGGACCACAACCCGCTCCTCAACCTGGCCAGGACCCTGGCCCTGCTGCACCACGAACGCTGGGACGGCCAGGGGTATCCCTTCGGCCTGCAAGGGGAGAACATCCCCCTGGAGGCGCGCATCGTGAGCGTGGTGGACGTCTACGACGCCTTGCGCAGTTCCAGGTCCTACAAAAAGCCCTTTTCGGAAGAAGAGAGTCTGGAAATCATGCGCGAGGGGGCCGGGACCCGGTTCGATCCGGAGATCATGGCGGTGTTTTTCGCCCATCTCGACGCCATCCGGGCCATCCGGGAGAAGTGGAAGGACGAGGAGGATAAGGGGTCATGA
- a CDS encoding response regulator translates to MTGPPVTILVVDDEETIRDSLQFFFEARGWNVLTAASAEQALEILARQPLDGAVVDIRLPGQSGDAMILAAAPRYPAVKWLICTGSMEFAPGPELAAVGVTAQDVFTKPVADMGLLADRLEQLIR, encoded by the coding sequence ATGACCGGCCCGCCCGTAACGATCCTCGTCGTCGACGACGAGGAGACCATCCGCGACAGCCTGCAGTTTTTTTTCGAGGCCCGGGGGTGGAACGTGCTGACGGCGGCAAGCGCGGAGCAGGCCCTGGAGATACTGGCCCGCCAGCCCCTGGACGGGGCCGTGGTGGACATCCGCCTGCCGGGGCAAAGCGGCGATGCCATGATCCTCGCCGCCGCGCCGCGCTATCCCGCCGTGAAGTGGCTGATCTGCACCGGCTCCATGGAATTCGCCCCCGGACCCGAACTGGCCGCCGTCGGCGTGACGGCGCAGGACGTTTTCACCAAACCCGTCGCCGATATGGGGCTGCTCGCGGACCGGCTCGAGCAGCTGATCCGATAA
- a CDS encoding response regulator produces the protein MSAHKPTLLTIDDEAMIRETIAAYMENRGFVVYEAPDGRRGLEVFRDKRPDLVLVDLRMPEMDGLEVLACLHEIAPDTPAIVVSGTGVLRDAVEAVRRGAWDYITKPIQDMAVLALAVDKALERADLKRAVRQAEQRYTSLVQNIPLLIFGLTRGLRLEFVNRGCRTLLGYTREEALAEPDWLLGRIDPELRDWVRGEFEACLDDCSLSFSRQCKLLHKDGRVVYGVLKSIPVSDCAGHGPRQRVEGCIMDIGDRMLLEKVLVQKEKIHTLGAIAAEVAHEIRNPLMAIGGFAKRLTRKMPELTEAGIILEEAGRLERFLNRIRDYLNPVRQHPEAVVMADVVRDCLALLAPELTGVGVTPSLDLAAAEVVVREDPDILSQVVINLIRFTLAALPPRGGMWLTARSGDGFVHLEIGGDQAHPVADAEKVFLPFDAGGETIGLPVCFRLMRSMGGALRFEQQGGKGRFVMSVLTAEARQAAGNGRGAADGDEGDAVTSGQ, from the coding sequence ATGAGCGCGCATAAGCCGACCCTTCTGACCATCGACGACGAGGCCATGATCCGGGAGACGATCGCCGCCTATATGGAGAACCGGGGGTTCGTCGTGTACGAGGCTCCGGACGGCCGCCGCGGGCTGGAAGTGTTCCGGGACAAGCGGCCCGATCTGGTCCTGGTCGATCTGCGCATGCCGGAGATGGACGGCCTGGAAGTCCTGGCCTGTCTGCACGAAATAGCCCCGGATACGCCGGCCATCGTGGTGTCCGGCACCGGGGTGCTGCGGGACGCCGTCGAAGCCGTCCGGCGCGGGGCCTGGGATTACATCACCAAGCCCATCCAGGACATGGCCGTCCTGGCGCTCGCCGTGGACAAGGCCCTAGAGCGGGCCGACCTGAAGCGGGCCGTGCGCCAGGCCGAGCAGCGCTACACCAGCCTGGTGCAAAACATCCCGTTGCTCATTTTCGGCCTGACCAGGGGACTGCGCCTGGAATTCGTCAACCGGGGCTGCCGCACTCTTTTGGGCTACACCCGGGAAGAGGCCCTGGCCGAACCGGACTGGCTGCTCGGGCGCATCGATCCCGAACTGCGCGACTGGGTGCGCGGGGAGTTCGAAGCCTGCCTGGACGACTGTTCCCTGTCCTTTTCCCGCCAGTGCAAGCTGCTCCACAAGGACGGCCGGGTCGTCTACGGCGTGCTCAAGTCCATCCCCGTTTCGGACTGCGCCGGCCACGGGCCCCGGCAGCGGGTCGAAGGCTGCATCATGGACATCGGCGACCGCATGCTTCTGGAGAAGGTGCTCGTCCAAAAGGAGAAGATCCACACCCTGGGGGCCATTGCCGCCGAAGTGGCCCATGAGATCCGCAATCCCCTCATGGCCATCGGCGGGTTCGCCAAGCGCCTGACGCGAAAAATGCCGGAGCTGACGGAGGCCGGGATCATCCTGGAGGAAGCGGGGCGGCTGGAGCGGTTCCTCAACCGCATCCGGGATTACCTCAATCCGGTGCGTCAGCATCCTGAAGCGGTGGTCATGGCCGACGTGGTGCGCGACTGCCTGGCCCTGCTCGCGCCGGAACTGACAGGGGTGGGCGTGACGCCGAGCCTCGACCTGGCGGCGGCGGAAGTCGTGGTCCGGGAGGACCCGGATATCCTGTCCCAGGTGGTCATAAACCTCATCCGCTTCACCCTCGCCGCCTTGCCCCCCCGGGGAGGGATGTGGCTGACCGCCCGCAGCGGCGACGGCTTCGTCCATCTGGAAATCGGCGGGGACCAGGCCCACCCCGTGGCGGACGCGGAAAAGGTGTTTTTGCCGTTCGACGCGGGTGGGGAGACGATCGGGCTCCCGGTCTGCTTCCGGCTCATGCGCAGCATGGGCGGAGCGCTGCGGTTCGAGCAGCAGGGCGGCAAGGGACGGTTCGTCATGTCGGTGCTGACGGCCGAGGCCCGGCAGGCGGCGGGGAATGGACGCGGCGCGGCCGATGGGGACGAGGGCGACGCCGTCACGTCCGGGCAATAG
- a CDS encoding PAS domain S-box protein has protein sequence MTEEKNAGQSQSPDVSSGRKTDAPAASQPYVRDELRLFHALLDRANDPIFLVDTHSGVLLEANQAAIDLLGLSKVDQAWKSLLQNFSVVRHAPLSGCLDDVPEGETHEVAYTDRSGVRRLFELTLSTMRIDDHRYTVGVARDITTRKETECALRHREQQLRTFFETAPVGIFTTTTSGRHLFSNEANARIHGYASPEEFQQVIGEKVVSLYVDAAERRELLQRLARDGAVESFETRHRTKDGSVIWIAVWAKLRRAADGTQDLIEGFCIDITERKKAVQEIREAREYLNSIVNTIGDPIFVKNEQHRFMLANDALCALMGRPREEILGRTDADFFPKEQVNAFWKVDDMLLATGLQNVSEESLTDGRGELRTIVTKKTRYVDALGRKSVVGVIRDITERKRMERNLEASEEKFRSIVESSPTAMFFYHLEPDGGLLLTGANPAADVLVGFDRSTLVGRPLEAVFPGLADTRYPDLYRQVARGDVGAQSYEAPYQDERLSGHHDVRVFRTGPDAIVVDILDVTERLRLQEMMVQSEKMASVGGLAAGMAHEINNPLSSILQAAQVCLMQLDPALPANQEGADACGCSVEAVRCYLEKRRVFKFLAGIQEAGKRAAGIVSSMLEFSRKSESRRAPVDINAVLDRSVELASTDYDLKKNYDFRHINIIRRYAEDLPEVTCTRTEIEQVVLNLLKNAAQAMAGYPPAAGAPTIVLGTSRTPTGVRIEVTDNGPGMVDPVRRRVFEPFFTTKEPGLGTGLGLAVSYFIITANHGGTISVESEPGGGATFIVELPVERRP, from the coding sequence ATGACCGAAGAAAAAAACGCCGGCCAAAGCCAGTCCCCCGACGTCTCGTCAGGCCGGAAGACGGACGCTCCCGCCGCTTCGCAGCCCTATGTGCGCGACGAACTGCGGCTTTTCCATGCCCTGCTGGATCGCGCCAACGATCCCATCTTCCTGGTGGATACCCATTCCGGGGTGCTGCTCGAGGCCAACCAGGCCGCCATCGACCTCCTCGGGCTCAGCAAGGTGGACCAGGCCTGGAAATCCCTTCTGCAAAATTTCAGCGTTGTCCGCCATGCCCCGCTGTCCGGGTGCCTCGACGACGTGCCCGAAGGGGAAACCCATGAAGTCGCCTACACCGACCGCTCGGGCGTGCGGCGGTTGTTCGAACTGACGCTCAGCACCATGCGCATCGACGACCACCGGTACACCGTGGGCGTGGCCCGCGACATCACCACGCGCAAGGAGACCGAATGCGCCCTGCGCCACCGGGAACAACAGCTGCGGACGTTTTTCGAGACCGCGCCGGTGGGCATCTTCACCACCACGACCTCGGGACGCCACCTGTTTTCCAATGAGGCCAACGCGCGCATCCATGGCTACGCCTCCCCGGAGGAATTTCAGCAGGTGATCGGGGAGAAGGTGGTCAGCCTCTACGTCGATGCCGCCGAGCGCCGGGAATTGCTGCAACGCCTGGCGCGGGACGGCGCGGTGGAAAGTTTCGAAACCCGGCACAGGACAAAAGACGGCTCCGTCATTTGGATCGCCGTCTGGGCCAAGTTGCGCCGGGCTGCGGATGGCACGCAGGATCTCATCGAAGGATTCTGCATCGACATCACCGAACGCAAGAAGGCGGTGCAGGAAATCCGGGAGGCCAGGGAATACCTCAACAGCATCGTCAACACCATCGGCGATCCGATTTTCGTCAAAAACGAGCAGCATCGCTTCATGCTGGCCAACGACGCCCTGTGCGCGCTCATGGGGCGCCCCCGGGAGGAAATCCTGGGCCGTACGGACGCGGATTTTTTCCCCAAGGAGCAGGTGAACGCGTTCTGGAAGGTGGACGATATGCTGCTCGCCACCGGCCTGCAAAACGTCAGCGAAGAGAGCCTGACCGACGGGCGTGGGGAACTGCGCACCATCGTGACCAAGAAAACCCGCTATGTCGATGCGTTGGGAAGAAAGAGCGTGGTCGGCGTCATCCGCGACATCACCGAACGCAAACGGATGGAGCGCAACCTGGAAGCCTCCGAGGAGAAGTTTCGCAGCATCGTGGAATCGTCGCCCACGGCCATGTTTTTTTACCACCTGGAGCCGGACGGCGGCTTGCTTTTGACCGGAGCCAACCCGGCGGCGGACGTTCTTGTGGGGTTCGACCGCAGCACCCTGGTCGGCCGGCCGTTGGAAGCGGTGTTCCCGGGCCTGGCCGATACGCGCTACCCCGACCTGTACCGGCAGGTGGCCCGGGGGGATGTCGGCGCCCAGTCCTACGAGGCCCCCTACCAGGACGAGCGCCTCTCGGGGCACCATGACGTCCGCGTGTTTCGCACCGGGCCGGACGCCATCGTGGTGGACATCCTCGACGTCACCGAACGCCTGCGGCTCCAGGAGATGATGGTCCAGTCGGAAAAGATGGCCTCTGTCGGGGGGCTTGCCGCCGGCATGGCCCATGAGATCAACAATCCTTTAAGCTCCATCCTCCAGGCGGCCCAGGTCTGCCTGATGCAGCTCGATCCCGCCTTGCCCGCCAACCAGGAGGGCGCGGACGCCTGCGGTTGCAGCGTCGAGGCCGTGCGCTGCTACCTGGAGAAGCGCCGCGTGTTCAAGTTCCTGGCTGGCATCCAGGAGGCGGGCAAGCGCGCGGCGGGCATCGTTTCCAGCATGCTGGAGTTTTCCCGCAAGAGCGAATCCCGGCGGGCCCCGGTCGACATCAACGCCGTCCTGGACCGGAGCGTGGAGCTGGCCTCCACGGATTACGATCTGAAAAAGAATTACGACTTCCGCCACATCAACATCATCCGCCGCTACGCCGAGGACCTGCCCGAAGTCACCTGCACGCGCACCGAGATCGAGCAGGTGGTCCTGAACCTGCTTAAAAACGCCGCCCAGGCCATGGCCGGGTATCCGCCGGCCGCGGGCGCGCCGACCATCGTGCTCGGCACGTCGCGCACCCCGACCGGGGTGCGCATCGAGGTGACCGACAACGGCCCGGGTATGGTCGACCCGGTGCGCCGTCGGGTGTTCGAGCCGTTTTTCACCACCAAGGAGCCGGGACTCGGCACCGGGCTGGGGCTGGCCGTGTCCTACTTCATCATTACCGCCAACCACGGCGGGACTATCAGCGTGGAATCCGAGCCGGGGGGGGGCGCCACCTTCATCGTCGAACTGCCCGTGGAGCGGCGGCCATGA
- a CDS encoding sensor histidine kinase, with product MGKAYFPSHIVDIIPIRLACYDKELRLIWINSYAASIIGKPASELLGRNCCQIWQKCKQPFMRCHMVQAKESGTPQTAEIATPDGRTWLLYAFPETDADGQLLMIYEYGQDITERKRVKELEEEIQAITSHDLKSPAINAVHVAQLLARADNLTDEQHELISELESAGRSMLEIINGTLTLYRIEKGNYKPRIETVKLETIVGEARDMVAALSQSAGIPIDIELKTKSKEEFMIQSEPSLLRTAIINLLKNAVEASPTGERVIVRAIPGPPPLISIMNKGAIPAAIRSQFFNKFVTFGKKGGTGLGAWSARKMIEAQGGTITMYTTEEKGGSTSITIELPSALTSMT from the coding sequence ATGGGCAAAGCATATTTTCCTTCTCATATCGTGGACATCATTCCAATTCGTCTTGCTTGCTACGATAAGGAATTACGTCTCATTTGGATCAATAGTTACGCAGCCTCCATAATTGGGAAACCTGCCTCGGAACTACTGGGTCGCAATTGCTGCCAAATCTGGCAAAAGTGCAAGCAACCCTTCATGCGTTGCCATATGGTTCAAGCCAAGGAGAGCGGCACGCCTCAGACTGCTGAGATTGCCACACCGGATGGCAGGACATGGCTTCTTTACGCGTTCCCAGAGACCGATGCCGATGGCCAGTTGCTTATGATTTATGAATACGGACAAGATATCACCGAACGTAAACGGGTCAAGGAACTAGAGGAGGAAATACAGGCTATTACCAGCCACGATCTGAAGTCTCCGGCCATCAATGCTGTCCATGTAGCCCAGCTTCTTGCCAGGGCCGACAATCTGACGGACGAGCAACATGAGCTTATTTCCGAGTTGGAGTCAGCCGGCCGTTCAATGTTGGAAATAATAAATGGCACACTCACCCTGTACCGTATAGAAAAAGGAAATTACAAACCGCGCATTGAGACTGTGAAGTTAGAAACCATAGTGGGAGAGGCAAGGGATATGGTTGCGGCGCTATCTCAATCCGCAGGAATACCGATTGATATAGAACTAAAAACGAAATCGAAAGAGGAATTTATGATTCAATCTGAGCCATCCCTTCTACGCACAGCCATAATCAACCTCCTTAAAAACGCGGTCGAGGCTTCTCCGACCGGAGAACGAGTCATCGTACGAGCCATTCCTGGGCCGCCACCGTTGATCAGCATTATGAACAAAGGCGCGATTCCGGCAGCCATTCGCAGTCAATTCTTTAATAAGTTCGTTACATTTGGCAAAAAAGGGGGAACAGGTCTGGGAGCTTGGTCGGCGCGTAAGATGATCGAGGCACAAGGTGGAACTATCACAATGTACACCACGGAGGAGAAAGGGGGCTCAACCAGTATTACAATTGAGTTGCCTTCAGCCCTTACGAGTATGACCTAG
- a CDS encoding ATP-binding protein, with product MKAFFSGSIHKNLTLLVLLVALPAMALGAYTMLESRLHAERDARQSTLNLLRSLTSMQTGIVSEAKLLLTTLGHLPEVEIGYRAACNERFTVLLGEHPELSNIFLTNKAGIVIASGRPAFLGKDLSDRLYFKEAMSTRDFSAGVFNVGRASGLPILVFALPVGDGASRYVGVIGDSFKLHFYHKFLDKLDLPHQARVGLYDRNGLRMLAYPEDKALPLGAPGDPDLWKRIGEAAADEGMLDDRGQDGARILVAYARLRLRPSEPPYATFVVSMDWQDAFREARSRFARSMALLVLVVAVTLLVARHMGRVAVLAGLDSLMDASDRLGKGDLAARASAGSGSLEIRRLAATFNDMAKGLETRAEELRLRDRELARMRNLLNNILESMPSAIIALDEDGLVTHFNGSAQAMCALTPEKALGRPPAEVLPLLSAHLDKLQRALRQRQVQRVEHERLRLDGVERLFDLQFYPLVANGINGAVIRLDDVTERERLREMMIQSEKMASVGGLAAGMAHEINNPLSSILQAAQVCLMQCDPAIEGNRKAAEECECTIEAVHCYIERRRIAKFLEGIRDAGKRAAQIVSSMLEFSRKSESRRAPADINELLEHSLALAATDYDLKKKYDFRHIEIIRDYASDLPEVMCTRTEVEQVLLNLFKNAAQAMAANPDPARKPAITVRTRLRDGHARIEVGDNGPGMEEQVRTRIFEPFFTTKEPGEGTGLGLSVSYFIITTNHGGTIRVDSRPGQGTTFVIELPLGERA from the coding sequence ATGAAAGCCTTTTTTTCCGGCTCCATCCACAAAAACCTGACCCTCCTCGTCCTGCTGGTCGCCCTGCCGGCCATGGCGCTTGGCGCCTACACCATGCTCGAAAGCCGCCTGCACGCCGAGCGGGACGCCAGGCAAAGCACGCTCAACCTCCTGCGCAGCCTTACGTCCATGCAGACCGGCATCGTCAGCGAGGCCAAGCTCCTGCTCACGACCCTGGGGCATCTCCCCGAAGTGGAAATCGGCTACCGGGCGGCCTGCAACGAGCGTTTCACCGTGCTGCTCGGTGAGCATCCCGAGTTGTCCAACATCTTTCTGACCAACAAGGCCGGCATCGTCATCGCTTCGGGCCGGCCTGCCTTTCTCGGCAAGGACCTCTCGGACCGGCTTTATTTCAAGGAGGCCATGTCCACCCGTGACTTCAGCGCCGGGGTTTTCAATGTCGGACGGGCCTCGGGCCTGCCCATCCTGGTCTTCGCCCTTCCGGTCGGGGACGGGGCCTCGCGGTATGTCGGCGTCATAGGCGATTCCTTCAAGCTGCATTTCTATCACAAGTTTCTCGACAAGCTGGATTTGCCGCACCAGGCCCGCGTGGGCCTTTACGACCGCAACGGCCTGCGCATGCTGGCTTATCCGGAGGACAAGGCTCTGCCCCTGGGGGCTCCAGGCGATCCGGATTTGTGGAAACGCATTGGCGAGGCCGCCGCGGACGAAGGGATGCTCGACGACCGCGGGCAGGACGGGGCGCGCATCCTGGTGGCCTATGCCCGGCTGCGTTTGCGGCCGTCGGAACCGCCGTACGCGACCTTCGTCGTTTCCATGGACTGGCAGGACGCCTTTCGCGAGGCGCGAAGCCGCTTTGCCCGCTCCATGGCCTTGTTGGTTCTGGTGGTGGCGGTGACCCTGCTTGTCGCTCGTCACATGGGCCGGGTGGCCGTATTGGCCGGCCTCGACAGCCTCATGGACGCCTCGGACCGCCTGGGCAAGGGGGATCTGGCCGCCCGGGCCTCGGCCGGTTCCGGCAGCCTGGAGATCCGGCGGCTTGCCGCGACGTTTAACGACATGGCCAAGGGCCTCGAGACGCGGGCGGAAGAGCTGCGGCTGCGTGACCGGGAACTGGCCAGGATGCGCAACCTGTTAAACAACATCCTCGAATCCATGCCGTCGGCCATCATCGCCCTGGACGAAGACGGGCTCGTGACTCATTTCAACGGCAGCGCCCAGGCCATGTGCGCCTTGACGCCGGAAAAGGCCCTGGGCCGCCCGCCGGCCGAGGTCCTGCCGTTGCTGTCGGCCCATCTGGACAAGCTGCAACGGGCCCTGCGCCAGCGTCAGGTCCAGCGCGTGGAGCACGAGCGTCTGCGCCTCGACGGCGTGGAGCGCCTTTTCGACCTCCAGTTTTATCCGCTCGTGGCCAATGGCATAAACGGCGCGGTCATCCGCCTTGACGACGTCACGGAGCGGGAGCGCCTGCGCGAAATGATGATCCAATCGGAAAAGATGGCCTCGGTCGGAGGCTTGGCCGCCGGCATGGCCCACGAGATCAACAATCCGCTCAGCTCCATCCTGCAGGCGGCGCAAGTCTGCCTCATGCAGTGCGACCCGGCCATCGAAGGCAACCGCAAGGCGGCCGAGGAGTGCGAGTGCACCATCGAGGCCGTGCATTGCTATATCGAGCGGCGACGCATCGCGAAATTCCTGGAGGGCATTCGGGATGCGGGCAAGCGGGCGGCCCAGATCGTGTCCAGCATGCTGGAGTTTTCCCGCAAAAGCGAATCCCGACGGGCTCCCGCGGACATAAACGAGCTTCTGGAGCACAGCCTCGCCCTGGCCGCCACGGATTACGATTTGAAAAAGAAGTACGACTTTCGGCATATCGAGATCATCCGGGACTATGCCTCCGACCTCCCGGAAGTCATGTGCACCCGGACCGAGGTCGAGCAGGTGCTGCTCAACCTGTTCAAAAACGCCGCCCAGGCCATGGCCGCCAACCCCGATCCCGCCCGCAAACCGGCCATCACCGTGCGGACCCGGCTGCGGGACGGCCATGCGCGCATCGAGGTGGGCGACAACGGCCCGGGCATGGAAGAGCAGGTGCGCACGCGGATTTTCGAACCCTTCTTCACCACCAAGGAACCCGGCGAAGGCACCGGACTCGGGCTTTCCGTCTCCTATTTCATCATCACCACCAACCATGGCGGCACGATCCGAGTGGACTCCCGGCCCGGACAGGGGACGACCTTCGTCATCGAGCTGCCGCTTGGGGAGCGCGCATGA